CTTTGTGAATCAGGTCATGTTTGTCGAATAAAAGAATTTCCGCAATATTTAATGCCTCTTCAAATTTATTGTTTTTTATGAATGTAAATGTGGAAAGTATTGCTGTTCTTCGCTCCCACAGATTATCTGATTTTGCCAATCTGTATAAAATCGATTTGTCTTTATCCAGCAGAAAATCCCCCAAAATATAAGGTGCTGAGCTGTCAACCAGATCCCAATTATTTATGTTTTCCATATGACTCAAATAAAAATCGACGATTTCCTTCTTTCCATTAAAGTCCTCTTTCTTGTACTTAAGAACCAAAATCAATAAGGAAGTAAATCTAAATTCATGGATATTACTTTTCAGCAACTGGCCGATATCATCTAATGGAATACTGGTATATTTTTTCCCTATCTTACGCTGCTCGGGAACTTTAATTCCAAGAAAGATATCACCTTCGCCATATTGGCCTTTTCCTGTCTTGAAGAATTTTAATAAAATTTTAGCTTTTTCAGGATCCTGGATTTCCTGAAGTTCCTCTTTTATATTTTTAAGGTCATTGGCCATAGAGGTTGTGTATATTTTACAAGGATAAATGTGTTTTTGATGTTATTTGCTGGCTGGTCACCTGCTACCAGGTATGGTTCCGTTCATTCAATATCAGAAAAAACGATCCGTCTGATTTTCTCGGAATTATTTCTCAAAAATCCCAATACATCTCTCAGATAAGGTTCTGTTCCCGGAACAACAACAGCACGATCTTTGCCCCAGCTATTTATGCATTTATAAATAGTCTCTTTACCAACCTTTATCCGATCCTTATTCTCCCAAATATTATCGACAGCAAGATGCAGATAGTAGCACCTGATATATTCTTTTCGCGTTGCTTGCAGCCATTTCAGGTCTTCTTTTTGTACCCATTCCTTTTTTCCCCTATCTTTTAACTTTTCACTTGCCATCAAGGTCCTGATTGATACATTCAAGTGCCCGCACACGAAGATCTTTCTTTCAGTATTGTGATCTTCAAATTCCTTTGGAGGATTCATATCATCCATGAATCGATTAATCTCTTCGGATATGACAGATGGTATTCCTGCCATTTCTGCTATTTTATCGTGTTCTGTATATCCTGCCATTTTTCTTCACTTTCCTCCTACCGCAATCTTATAATATAAAACTCTTAAGACCTGAGAATTATCCTCGCCACAATCACTTGACTTCCCCTCTCCCCGTATACTGGCTGAATTCCCACTGCTGCCTTCTGATGCCCTCAAGCACACCTCTCGCCGCATCCTCAGGCAGCGCAAGCATGAGGGCGCCTATAAGCTTGCAGAACCGTATTCCATTTCTTAGAAAATACGTAGTTAATTTATAGCTTCGACTCTAATCCCTTCTCCTTCCTTCACGGTTCTGAAAATCCTTGCATCTCCTATTACCTTACCGAATACGCTTACGGCGCTGTATGCCCTGACCTCGCCGCCCTTGCTTGAAGGCGTGGGACCAAAGAAGATGCACATATTTTTGCCAGGCGGCCAGTAGGCAATATCTCCCACATCAAGCACTTCTTTACCATTTTCAAGCTTTAGGTCAAGCGGTATATCGAAATAAATCTCCTCGCCCCAGCGGTGCGCTGTGGATTCAAAAGGCAGAGGCATGATCCTTGATAAATTGTTTAAAAGTTCTTGGTTTTGTACCGGTGATCTTTTCCACATCATGAGTCAATTTAGCTGCATGCCCATTTTTTATGAAAATAGCCAAACCTAGCAATGCCTCGATCATCCATTCCGGTAATCCAGATTTCTCAAAACTCTTGCGAGCTTTTTCTTCAGATAAATCTATATAATTTATCTTTCTCCCAAGAACTTCTGTCAATATCCCTGCTGCTTCAGCGTAGGAAATAGCTTCTGGCCCAGTTAATTCATATATTTTATTCTCATGTCCTTTGCATGTCAGAACCTCAACTGCAACCGATGCCACGTCACGCGCATCAATAAATCCGGCTTTGCCATTCCCGGCTGAGCTATAAATGCTGTTTTGTTCTCTTATGGTTTGGCCATACGAATTAATGAAATTCTGCATGAAAAATGCCGGTCTTATTATGGTATACGAAATTCCCGATTCTTTAATAAGTTGCTCGGCTTGCCAATGCCATCTTCCGATATTATGAGGGGCAACCTTATCTGCACCCATTGCAGACGATCGGACTATATTATTTAGATCTGCCATTCTTGCATATTTTACAAGTATTTTTGTAAATTCAACTGTTTTGTCAGAAAATGGAGTCAATAAGAAGGCACTGTCAATATTTTTGAAAGCTGCTTCTATTGTTTTGGGTTTTGAATAATCTAATTCCACCCACTCAACACCATCGACATCTGGCTTTCGTGAATGATAGCAAGCTCTCACATTAGCCTTATTTTTTAATTGTTCGACAAGCTCAATTCCAACTGTGCCGGTGGCGCCTGTAACCAAAATTGTTTCTTCCATTTTTCATTCCTCCAACGCTTTTATAACCAATTCAGCTGTTGCCTTCCCTGAGTTCTGTTGTTGGCCAGTTATTAAGTTGCGATCCCTGACCGCATAGGGTTTAAATGCCTCCGCTTTTACAAAATTTGCTCCCAGTTTATTTGCTACGTCCTCTATCCTGAAAGGCATAACCTTTTGCCCAACTGTCTTGTCAACAAAGTCCTCTTCTTCATTGGTGAAGCCGGTCATCTTTTTACCTTTTATTAGGGGAACTCCTTTGTTATTCTTGAGATACAGCAGTAAAGATGTTCCATGGCATAATGCAGCCGATAGCTTGCCACTGTCATAGAACTCCTTGAATTTCCTCTGCAATCCTATCTCTTCTTTAAATGTAAACATGGGAGACTGGCCGCCTACAACAACGATAGCATCAAAATCAGCAGCCGAGAAATCTGTTATTTTAGGAGTATTTTCCAGAATCTTTACAAATTCGGGATTCTCAAAGTATTCCAGACTGGTCTTATCATCTTTTGAATATCCGCTTTCATCCCTTGGGTCGCTCAATGTATCCACCTGGACTTTTCCCCCTTTCGGGCTTGCGATTGTAACCTCATATCCTCTGTGGGTAAACTCCCTGTAAGCGTGGGTCAATTCAGATGCCCAGAAACCTACAGAAAATTTTGTTGTAGTGGCTACTGACGGATTTGCTACGACAATCAAGATTTTCTTCGGCTCAGTTCTCACTGCATTAATAGTTTTAACCATGAATAGTACCTCCACTTTTTCTTTATCTTAATATAGTCAATTTTTAGCATTTAACGCTTTTCTTTTTT
This genomic window from Candidatus Methanoperedens sp. contains:
- a CDS encoding DNA alkylation repair protein, translated to MANDLKNIKEELQEIQDPEKAKILLKFFKTGKGQYGEGDIFLGIKVPEQRKIGKKYTSIPLDDIGQLLKSNIHEFRFTSLLILVLKYKKEDFNGKKEIVDFYLSHMENINNWDLVDSSAPYILGDFLLDKDKSILYRLAKSDNLWERRTAILSTFTFIKNNKFEEALNIAEILLFDKHDLIHKAVGWMLREIGKRDDRTEEEFLEKHHRKMPRTMLRYAIEKFDSNRKKAYLNGNI
- a CDS encoding cyclophilin-like fold protein — protein: MPLPFESTAHRWGEEIYFDIPLDLKLENGKEVLDVGDIAYWPPGKNMCIFFGPTPSSKGGEVRAYSAVSVFGKVIGDARIFRTVKEGEGIRVEAIN
- a CDS encoding SDR family oxidoreductase, giving the protein MEETILVTGATGTVGIELVEQLKNKANVRACYHSRKPDVDGVEWVELDYSKPKTIEAAFKNIDSAFLLTPFSDKTVEFTKILVKYARMADLNNIVRSSAMGADKVAPHNIGRWHWQAEQLIKESGISYTIIRPAFFMQNFINSYGQTIREQNSIYSSAGNGKAGFIDARDVASVAVEVLTCKGHENKIYELTGPEAISYAEAAGILTEVLGRKINYIDLSEEKARKSFEKSGLPEWMIEALLGLAIFIKNGHAAKLTHDVEKITGTKPRTFKQFIKDHASAF
- a CDS encoding type 1 glutamine amidotransferase domain-containing protein, translated to MVKTINAVRTEPKKILIVVANPSVATTTKFSVGFWASELTHAYREFTHRGYEVTIASPKGGKVQVDTLSDPRDESGYSKDDKTSLEYFENPEFVKILENTPKITDFSAADFDAIVVVGGQSPMFTFKEEIGLQRKFKEFYDSGKLSAALCHGTSLLLYLKNNKGVPLIKGKKMTGFTNEEEDFVDKTVGQKVMPFRIEDVANKLGANFVKAEAFKPYAVRDRNLITGQQQNSGKATAELVIKALEE